Proteins found in one Microtus pennsylvanicus isolate mMicPen1 chromosome 14, mMicPen1.hap1, whole genome shotgun sequence genomic segment:
- the Bcl11b gene encoding B-cell lymphoma/leukemia 11B isoform X6, translating into MSRRKQGNPQHLSQRELITRKDEPSSYICTTCKQPFNSAWFLLQHAQNTHGFRIYLEPGPASSSLTPRLTIPPPLGPEAVAQSPLMNFLGDSNPFNLLRMTGPILRDHPGFGEGRLPGTPPLFSPPPRHHLDPHRLSAEEMGLVAQHPSAFDRVMRLNPMAIDSPAMDFSRRLRELAGNSSTPPPVSPGRGNPMHRLLNPFQPSPKSPFLSTPPLPPMPAGTPPPQPPAKSKSCEFCGKTFKFQSNLIVHRRSHTGEKPYKCQLCDHACSQASKLKRHMKTHMHKAGSLAGRSDDGLSAASSPEPGTSELPGDLKAADGDFRHHESDPSLGPEPEDDEDEEEEEEELLLENESRPESSFSMDSELGRGRENGGGVPGVAGAGAAAAALADEKALALGKVMEDAGLGSLPQYGEKRGAFLKRAGDAGDTGAGGCGDAGAPGAVNGRGGAFAPGAEPFPALFPRKPAPLPSPGLGGPALHAAKRIKVEKDLELPPAALIPSENVYSQWLVGYAASRHFMKDPFLGFTDARQSPFATSSEHSSENGSLRFSTPPGDLLDGGLSGRSGTASGGSTPHLGGPGPGRPSSKEGRRSDTCEYCGKVFKNCSNLTVHRRSHTGERPYKCELCNYACAQSSKLTRHMKTHGQIGKEVYRCDICQMPFSVYSTLEKHMKKWHGEHLLTNDVKIEQAERS; encoded by the coding sequence GTAAAGATGAGCCTTCCAGCTACATTTGCACAACATGCAAGCAGCCCTTCAACAGCGCCTGGTTTCTGCTGCAGCATGCGCAGAACACGCACGGCTTCCGCATCTACCTGGAGCCCGGGCCGGCCAGCAGCTCGCTCACGCCCAGGCTCACCATCCCGCCTCCGCTCGGACCAGAGGCCGTAGCGCAGTCCCCACTCATGAATTTTCTTGGGGACAGCAACCCCTTCAACCTGCTGCGCATGACGGGCCCCATTCTGCGGGACCACCCCGGCTTCGGCGAGGGCCGCCTGCCAGGTACGCCGCCGCTCTTCAGCCCACCGCCGCGCCATCACCTGGACCCACACCGCCTCAGTGCAGAGGAGATGGGGCTCGTGGCCCAGCACCCCAGTGCCTTCGACCGAGTCATGCGCCTGAACCCCATGGCCATAGACTCTCCCGCCATGGACTTCTCGAGGCGGCTGCGAGAACTGGCTGGCAACAGCTCCACGCCGCCACCTGTGTCCCCAGGCCGTGGCAACCCTATGCACCGGCTGCTGAACCCTTTCCAGCCCAGCCCCAAGTCCCCGTTTCTCAGCACGCCACCGCTGCCACCCATGCCCGCGGGCACGCCGCCGCCACAGCCTCCCGCCAAGAGCAAGTCTTGTGAGTTCTGCGGCAAGACCTTCAAATTCCAGAGCAATCTCATCGTGCACCGGCGCAGCCACACGGGCGAGAAGCCCTACAAGTGCCAGCTGTGTGACCACGCGTGCTCGCAGGCGAGCAAGCTCAAGCGCCACATGAAGACGCACATGCACAAGGCGGGTTCGCTGGCCGGCCGCTCTGATGATGGACTGTCGGCTGCCAGCTCCCCAGAGCCAGGCACCAGCGAGCTGCCTGGCGACCTCAAAGCGGCTGATGGCGACTTCCGTCACCACGAGAGCGACCCATCACTGGGCCCCGAGCCTGAGGACGatgaggacgaggaggaggaagaagaggaactgCTGCTGGAGAATGAGAGCCGGCCTGAGTCTAGCTTCAGCATGGACTCGGAGCTGGGTCGTGGCCGTGAAAACGGGGGTGGCGTGCCCGGCGTGGCAGGTGCAGGTGCCGCAGCCGCTGCGCTGGCAGATGAGAAAGCGCTGGCACTGGGCAAGGTGATGGAGGACGCGGGACTGGGCTCTCTGCCACAGTATGGGGAGAAGCGTGGCGCCTTCCTGAAGCGTGCAGGTGATGCGGGTGATACGGGTGCTGGTGGCTGCGGGGACGCAGGTGCACCGGGTGCGGTGAACGGGCGTGGTGGGGCCTTTGCACCAGGTGCAGAGCCCTTTCCTGCTCTCTTCCCACGCAAGCCTGCACCATTGCCCAGCCCTGGGCTTGGTGGCCCTGCGCTGCACGCGGCCAAGCGCATCAAGGTGGAGAAGGACCTGGAGCTACCGCCCGCCGCGCTCATCCCATCCGAGAACGTGTACTCGCAGTGGCTCGTGGGCTACGCCGCTTCACGCCATTTCATGAAGGACCCGTTCCTGGGCTTCACGGACGCGCGCCAGTCACCTTTCGCCACGTCGTCCGAGCACTCGTCCGAGAACGGTAGCCTGCGCTTCTCCACGCCGCCGGGGGACCTGCTGGATGGTGGGCTATCGGGGCGCAGCGGCACAGCGAGCGGGGGCAGCACGCCTCACCTGGGTGGCCCGGGTCCTGGGCGGCCGAGCTCCAAGGAGGGCCGCCGCAGCGACACATGCGAGTACTGCGGCAAGGTCTTCAAGAACTGTAGCAACCTGACGGTGCACCGGAGGAGCCACACCGGAGAGCGGCCTTACAAGTGCGAGCTGTGCAACTACGCGTGTGCACAGAGCAGCAAGCTCACGCGCCACATGAAGACGCATGGGCAGATCGGCAAGGAGGTGTACCGCTGCGACATCTGCCAGATGCCCTTCAGCGTCTACAGCACCCTGGAGAAACACATGAAAAAGTGGCACGGTGAACACTTGCTGACTAATGATGTCAAAATCGAGCAGGCCGAGAGGAGCTAA